The Aminipila terrae nucleotide sequence CGGCGTTGCAGCACTGGCAGTAGCATCCGGGGCAGCAGCAATTACATATGCCATTGAAAATATTGCAACGCTGGGGATCATGTGGTAGCTGCTAAAAATATATATGGTGGTACATTTAATTTCCTGGAACATACGATTAAGCAGTATGGGGTTGAAACAACTTTTGTAAATCCGTTCAATTATGAAGAGATTGATAAGGCAATTCAGGAAAATACAAAACTGGTATTCATTGAAACTCTTGGAAATCCAAATTCAGATGTGGTTGACATTGAAAGGATAGCGGGGATTGCACACGCCCATAAGATTCCGCTTATTGTGGACAATACCTTTGCAACACCATATCTGGTCAGGCCTATTGAGTATGGAGCTGATATTGTTGTTCATTCAGCAACTAAATTCATTGGTGGACATGGAACTACAATCGGTGGTGTCATTGTTGACAGTGGAAAGTTCGATTGGGAAGCCAGTGGTAAGTTCGCTTCACTGACGGAACCCAATCCGAGCTATCACGGAATCAGCTTTACAAAAGCTGTGGGTCCTGCTGCATATGTTACAAAAATCCGTGCTATTCTTTTAAGAGATACAGGAGCAACCCTTTCACCTTTTCATGCATTTTTCTTCCTTCAGGGACTTGAAACTTTATCGTTGAGAGTTGAGAGACACGTTGAAAATGCCTTGAAAGTTGTAGAATACCTTAACCATCATCCCCAGGTGGAAAAAGTTCATCATCCGTCCGTAACAGATGATTTAGAACAAAAAGAACTATATACAAAATATTTCTCAAAGGGTGGCGGTTCTATCTTTACCTTTGAAATAAAGGGGGATGCGCAAAAGGCAAAAGACTTCATAGACCAGCTTGAACTATTTTCGCTACTTGCAAATGTTGCAGATGTGAAATCTCTTGTTATACACCCTGCATCAACAACTCATTCTCAGATGACAGAGGAAGAACTTCTGGGTTCTGGAATCAAATCCAATACCATTCGTGTTTCCATAGGAACAGAAAATATTGAAGACATCATTGAAGATCTGGATGAAGCATTTAAAGCAGTACAGTAAACTACATAACTATGGCAGAAAAACTCATATCAGAAAAAGGTATGGGTTTTTATATTATCAGGAAAAACAAAGAGTATTATAAATGGTGTCATGAATGACATAATTCATCATAGGATTACTTAGAGGTGATGAAGTTGGATGCAAACATTATATATGTTAAAAATTATGTGATTCAGGATGAATTGAAATATAATGGGGAAACTGTGGTAACTTATAAAATAGAGTATCCCCAATTTTGTTGGTCAAATTATAAAAAGTCATTGAATACCATTAACAAGTTTTATTATAATAAAGCTAAGGAATTTCAGAGATTTTATACAAAAGAACTTTATAAGCCGGCAGTTGAACAATATATATATTCAATAGAAAATGGTTTCCCTGTCCGGGTTTACGAAGGGCTGGCAGTATATCAGATAACTTATAACATGGCTTGCATAATAAGTCTTTTCTATGATAATTACATTTATTTAGGCGGTGCCCACGGAAGCACCATCAGAACTTCGGAAACATGGAATCTGCAGAAAAACAGCATGATTAAACTTGGTGAACTTATGGAATGTCCTACAGATTACAAAGGTTTCATCCTGAAAGCTATAAATGATGAAATAAAAAAAGACACTAGTATCTATTTTGATGACTATGAAGAACTCGCAGAAAAAAACTTTAACAGTAACAACTTTTATTGTATACCAAAAGGAATCGTGATTTATTATCAGCAGTATGACATAGCTCCTTATTCCAGCGGGATAAGAGAATTTCTCATTCTTTATAATGACTGTGTAATAAACCCGTATAAAAAATGTTTATTTCTATGTGATTGATTTTATTATTAAAAGGATAAATTTATATGATAAACAAATGAGGAGGAAAAAATGGACATTATTACGATCACCAAAGATAATCTGGAACAGGAGCATATTTGTTGTGCCCTCTCAGGTAACAAGGATTGTCAGGTTGCTTCAAAGAAGGCGTGGATGCGGGAACGATTTGATGATGGACTCGTATTTAAAAAAGGCAATGTACGGGGAAAATGTTTTATTGAATATATACCCGCAGAAAATGCCTGGGTTCCTATTAAAGCAGAGGGTTATATGTTCATAAACTGTTTCTGGGTATCTGGCCAGCTTAAGGGCCAGGGAAATGCCAATCTGCTGCTTCAGGCGTGTATAGAGGACAGCAGGCAAAAGGGGAAAAAAGGATTGGTTATTCTATCTTCCACAAAAAAACGACCATTTCTTTCAGATCCAGAATTTTTGCGTTATAAAGGATTTAAAGAAGCAGATACTGCAGCTCCTTATTTTGAATTGTTATATTTACCTTTTGATGAAGAAGCTTTAATGCCTGGTTTTAAGGAGCATGTAAAAATACCAGAGACAGAGGATGCAGGATTTGTACTGTATTATACCCATCAATGCCCCTTTACAGCTAAGTATGTTCCTTTGATAGAAAATATTGCAAAGGGAAGAAGTGTTGAATTCAAATCAATCTTTATTGAAACAAGAGAACAGGCACAGAATGCGCCCACTCCATTTACTACATACAGCTTATTTTACAGGGGCAGATTTTTAACAAATGAAATATTATCAGAAAAAAAGTTTGAAAAAATTATAGATGAAATGAAATAAGTTAAAACAAGGGACAAGCTAATTTATAAGTGATGAAAGGAGACTAAATGT carries:
- a CDS encoding N-acetyltransferase; the protein is MDIITITKDNLEQEHICCALSGNKDCQVASKKAWMRERFDDGLVFKKGNVRGKCFIEYIPAENAWVPIKAEGYMFINCFWVSGQLKGQGNANLLLQACIEDSRQKGKKGLVILSSTKKRPFLSDPEFLRYKGFKEADTAAPYFELLYLPFDEEALMPGFKEHVKIPETEDAGFVLYYTHQCPFTAKYVPLIENIAKGRSVEFKSIFIETREQAQNAPTPFTTYSLFYRGRFLTNEILSEKKFEKIIDEMK
- a CDS encoding DUF3298 and DUF4163 domain-containing protein; the encoded protein is MDANIIYVKNYVIQDELKYNGETVVTYKIEYPQFCWSNYKKSLNTINKFYYNKAKEFQRFYTKELYKPAVEQYIYSIENGFPVRVYEGLAVYQITYNMACIISLFYDNYIYLGGAHGSTIRTSETWNLQKNSMIKLGELMECPTDYKGFILKAINDEIKKDTSIYFDDYEELAEKNFNSNNFYCIPKGIVIYYQQYDIAPYSSGIREFLILYNDCVINPYKKCLFLCD